A genomic window from Carassius gibelio isolate Cgi1373 ecotype wild population from Czech Republic chromosome A11, carGib1.2-hapl.c, whole genome shotgun sequence includes:
- the LOC128022119 gene encoding transketolase has protein sequence MEDYHKPDQQTIQALRNIANRLRINSIKATTAAGNGYPTSCCSVAEIMSVLFFHTMKYRPDDPKNPNNDRFILSKGHAAPVLYSVWVEIGFLKESELMSMCQVDSTLEGHPTPKQQFVDVATGSLGQGLGMACGMAYTAKYFDKSSYHVYCLLGDGEMSEGAVWEAMAFASYYQLDNLLAILDINRLGQSDPAPLQHHVEKYQRRCEAFGWHAIIVDGHSVEELCKAMSQQRHQPTAIIAKTIKGKGIPVAEDKMGWHGRVLSKDMAESVMRDLQSRILNSNKRMYPASPIEDAPPVSLHNVRMPSAPNYKTGEKFATCKAYGMAVAKLGRYNERVVAMDVDTKNVTHSEIFKNEHPNRFIECYSAEQNMVSVATGCAARERNVVFASGLATFFTRAYDQLRTAAISDSNINLCGSHCGLSVGEDGPAHMGLEDMAIFRAIPTATIFYPSDAVSTEKAVELAANTKGLCYIRTIRPETAIIYNSNEDFHVGQAKVVCQSMEDQVTVIGAGISLHEALAAAEQLKKERIYIRVIDPFTIKPLDTKTIIDHVRATRGRVVTVEDHYYEGGLGDAVCSAIVNEPGLTFQRLAVVNVPRSGKMTDLLKIYGIDRDSIAQVVRKMLSSSANAK, from the exons ATGGAGGACTACCACAAACCAGACCAGCAGACCATACAGGCGCTGAGGAACATTGCCAACCGCCTCCGAATCAACTCTATCAAAGCCACCACTGCAGCTGGCAACGG GTATCCAACATCATGTTGCAGTGTGGCAGAGATCATGTCTGTGCTCTTCTTCCATACCATGAAGTACAGGCCAGATGACCCTAAGAACCCCAACAATGACCGCTTCATCCTGTCCAAG GGTCATGCGGCCCCTGTCCTCTACTCTGTGTGGGTGGAGATCGGCTTCCTGAAAGAGTCGGAGCTCATGAGCATGTGTCAGGTCGACTCCACGCTGGAGGGACACCCTACACCT aagCAGCAGTTTGTGGATGTGGCCACAGGCTCTCTGGGACAGGGGCTGGGCATGGCCTGTGGAATGGCTTATACGGCTAAATACTTCGACAAATCCAG TTACCATGTGTATTGCCTGCTGGGGGATGGAGAGATGTCTGAGGGGGCCGTGTGGGAGGCCATGGCCTTCGCGTCCTACTACCAGCTGGATAACCTGTTAGCCATACTGGACATCAACCGGCTGGGCCAGAGCGATCCAGCACCACTGCAGCACCACGTGGAGAAGTACCAGAGACGCTGTGAAGCCTTTGG gtgGCATGCTATCATTGTGGACGGCCACAGTGTGGAGGAGCTGTGTAAAGCCATGAGCCAACAACGCCACCAACCCACTGCCATCATCGCCAAAACCATCAAAGGCAAAGGCATTCCTG TGGCAGAAGATAAGATGGGATGGCATGGCAGGGTGCTGTCAAAGGACATGGCAGAGAGCGTCATGAGAGACCTCCAGAGCCGCATCCTCAACAGTAACAAGCGCATGTACCCGGCTTCACCCATTGAAGACGCTCCACCCGTGAGTCTGCACAATGTCCGCATGCCCAGCGCTCCCAACTACAAAACTGGAGAGAAG TTTGCCACCTGCAAGGCGTATGGGATGGCCGTGGCCAAACTGGGACGCTATAACGAGCGGGTCGTGGCTATGGATGTCGACACCAAAAATGTCACCCACTCGGAAATctttaaaaatgagcatcccAACCGCTTCATTGAGTGCTACAGTGCAGAGCAGAACATG GTCAGCGTTGCCACAGGTTGTGCGGCACGCGAGCGAAACGTTGTGTTTGCCAGCGGCCTGGCGACCTTCTTCACCCGCGCCTACGACCAGCTCCGCACGGCCGCCATCTCAGACAGCAACATAAACCTCTGCGGTTCCCACTGCGGCCTGTCCGTCG gagagGACGGACCGGCCCACATGGGGCTGGAGGACATGGCTATTTTTAGAGCCATCCCCACTGCCACCATTTTCTACCCCAGTGATGCTGTGTCTACTGAAAAGGCAGTGGAGCTTGCAGCCAACACAAAG GGGCTTTGCTATATCAGGACCATTCGCCCGGAGACTGCAATCATTTACAACAGCAATGAGGACTTCCATGTTGGCCAAGCCAAG GTGGTGTGCCAGAGTATGGAAGATCAGGTAACAGTGATCGGAGCTGGAATCAGCCTCCATGAAGCTCTAGCTGCAGCTGAGCAACTCAAAAAAG AGAGGATTTATATCAGAGTGATCGATCCTTTCACAATCAAACCCCTGGATACCAAAACCATCATCGACCATGTGCGTGCCACCAGGGGTCGTGTCGTCACGGTTGAGGATCACTATTATGAAG GTGGCCTGGGAGATGCGGTGTGCTCCGCTATCGTGAATGAGCCAGGCCTCACTTTCCAGCGTCTGGCTGTCGTTAATGTTCCACGAAGTGGCAAAATGACAGACCTGCTCAAAATCTACGGCATCGACCGTGACTCCATCGCACAGGTGGTCAGGAAAATGCTCAGCAGCTCGGCCAATGCCAAGTGA